Proteins from a genomic interval of Lolium perenne isolate Kyuss_39 chromosome 1, Kyuss_2.0, whole genome shotgun sequence:
- the LOC127327806 gene encoding S-type anion channel SLAH2 — protein sequence MTISESIDVQVAGEPGCAPSPSPEALLIHVPSRHESTRGDTPCSVSLSVPASPSGLHLAQLGMPPLPPVNGEGAVPPSKTKLVHHPSLPQLLNQARHHSQPTLVVRDAGGEAPAVPRSDSTRERDRRFDHFKTFSGRLERQLSALRGQPQEPLPDAVDIERGHGAASKISEEDTDEEEDVPSADRYFAALEGPELETLRSTEVAVLPKDELWPFLLRFPISAFGMCLGVSSQAMLWKTLESEPSTAFLRVHPAANHVLWWISVALTVLVSITYLLKVVFYFEAVRREFHHPVRGNFFFAPWIACLFLVKGVPRPVDEIHHVVWYLLMAPILCLDLKIYGQWMSSGERRLSKVANPSNHLAVVGNFVGALLGARMGLRELPIFFFAVGLAHYTVLFVTLYQRLPTNVQLPKELHPVFFLFVAAPSVASMAWARISGEFNSGAKLAYFVAMFLYASLVVRVNLFRGFRFSLAWWAYTFPMTSVALATVLYASEVDNVGTRAMAVGLSGISAVTVTAVLATTVYHAFVRGDLFPNDVSIAITRRRPKFSKILAHLRLSSSDDKELVFSIPSFSSNSNLGAYSDDSSSNSKMSSSSDQSPAMANGHGRSAEP from the exons ATGACGATCAGCGAGAGCATCGATGTCCAGGTGGCCGGCGAGCCAGGGTGTGCTCCGTCTCCGTCCCCGGAAGCGCTTCTCATTCATGTCCCCTCGCGCCATGAATCGACGCGGGGAGATACGCCGTGCTCTGTCTCGCTCAGCGTGCCGGCCTCGCCGTCGGGGCTCCACCTCGCGCAGCTCGGCATGCCGCCGCTGCCGCCCGTCAACGGCGAGGGCGCGGTGCCGCCGAGTAAGACAAAGCTCGTCCACCATCCCTCCCTGCCGCAGCTGCTGAACCAGGCGCGGCACCACTCCCAGCCGACGCTGGTAGTCAGAGACGCGGGCGGCGAGGCGCCGGCGGTGCCGCGGAGCGACAGCACGCGGGAGCGGGACCGGCGGTTCGACCACTTCAAGACCTTCTCCGGCCGCCTCGAGCGCCAACTCTCCGCACTCCgcgggcagccacaggagcccctGCCGGACGCCGTCGACATCGAGCGCGGCCACGGCGCCGCGTCCAAGATCTCCGAGGAGgacaccgacgaggaggaggacgtcccCTCCGCCGACCGCTACTTCGCCGCGCTTGAAGGCCCCGAGCTCGAGACCCTTCGC TCGACGGAGGTGGCTGTGCTGCCCAAGGACGAGTTGTGGCCGTTCCTACTCCGGTTCCCGATCAGCGCGTTTGGGATGTGCCTGGGCGTGAGCAGCCAGGCGATGCTGTGGAAGACGCTCGAGTCGGAGCCCTCCACGGCCTTCCTCCGCGTCCACCCCGCGGCCAACCACGTCCTCTGGTGGATCTCCGTCGCCCTCACCGTGCTCGTCTCCATCACCTACCTACTCAAGGTCGTCTTCTACTTCGAGGCCGTCCGCCGCGAGTTCCACCACCCCGTGCGCGGCAACTTCTTCTTCGCGCCGTGGATCGCCTGCCTCTTCCTCGTCAAGGGCGTGCCGCGGCCCGTGGACGAGATCCACCACGTCGTCTGGTACCTCCTCATGGCGCCAATCCTCTGCCTCGACCTCAAGATCTACGGCCAGTGGATGTCCTCCGGCGAGCGCCGCCTCTCCAAGGTGGCCAACCCGTCCAACCACCTCGCCGTCGTCGGCAACTTTGTCGGCGCGCTGCTCGGCGCCAGGATGGGCCTCAGGGAGCTGCCCATCTTCTTCTTCGCCGTCGGGCTAGCACACTACACCGTGCTCTTCGTCACGCTCTACCAGCGGCTCCCCACCAACGTGCAGCTGCCCAAGGAGCTGCACCcggtcttcttcctcttcgtcgccgCGCCCAGCGTCGCGTCCATGGCCTGGGCCAGGATCTCCGGCGAGTTCAACAGCGGCGCCAAGCTCGCCTACTTCGTCGCGATGTTCCTCTACGCGTCGCTGGTGGTGCGCGTCAACCTCTTCCGGGGGTTCAGGTTCTCGCTGGCCTGGTGGGCATACACGTTCCCGATGACCAGCGTCGCACTGGCCACGGTGCTGTACGCGTCGGAGGTGGACAATGTCGGAACGCGGGCGATGGCGGTGGGGCTCTCCGGGATCTCCGCCGTCACGGTCACCGCCGTTCTGGCCACCACAGTGTACCACGCCTTCGTGCGCGGGGACCTCTTCCCCAACGACGTATCCATCGCCATCACGCGCCGGAGGCCCAAGTTCAGCAAGATCCTCGCGCACCTCCGGTTGTCCAGCTCCGACGACAAGGAGCTCGTATTCTCCATCCCAAGTTTCAGTTCCAATTCAAACCTCGGTGCCTACTCCGACGACTCTTCCTCCAATTCCAAGATGAGTAGCAGCTCCGATCAGTCTCCGGCAATGGCCAACGGGCACGGAAGATCGGCAGAGCCTTAG